The following proteins are co-located in the Meriones unguiculatus strain TT.TT164.6M chromosome 4, Bangor_MerUng_6.1, whole genome shotgun sequence genome:
- the Pax1 gene encoding paired box protein Pax-1, with the protein MKFTLGLGSRAWRVSWERAAAAAAAGPGAGGALGSGSLRVSGRRGPRLARALPLCLSAGGGARALADCAGPSPRRSGARQLAGPRAMEQTYGEVNQLGGVFVNGRPLPNAIRLRIVELAQLGIRPCDISRQLRVSHGCVSKILARYNETGSILPGAIGGSKPRVTTPNVVKHIRDYKQGDPGIFAWEIRDRLLADGVCDKYNVPSVSSISRILRNKIGSLAQPGPYEASKQPPPQPALPYNHIYQYPYPSPVSPTGTKMGSHPGVPGSAGHVSIPRSWPSAHSVSNILGIRTFMEQTGALAGSEGTAYSPKMEDWAGVNRAFPTSSAVNGLEKPALEADIKYTQSASSLSVGGFLPACAYPASNQHGVYSAPAAGYLSPGPPWPPAQAPPLAPHGAGVAVHGGELAAAMTFKHPSREGADRKPPSPGGKTTDALGSLHGLPIPASTS; encoded by the exons ATGAAGTTCACCTTGGGCCTGGGGTCGCGGGCCTGGAGAGTGTCCTGGGAgcgggcggcggcggctgcggcggcggGCCCCGGGGCAGGCGGCGCGCTGGGCAGCGGCTCCCTGCGCGTCTCCGGCCGCCGCGGCCCTCGGCTCGCGCGCGCCCTCCCTCTATGCCTCTCCGCCGGCGGCGGCGCCCGAGCTCTCGCGGACTGCGCCGGGCCCAGCCCCCGCCGCTCCGGCGCCAGACAGCTGGCCGGGCCGCGCGCGATGG AGCAGACGTACGGCGAGGTGAACCAGCTCGGTGGCGTGTTCGTCAACGGCCGTCCCCTCCCCAACGCCATCCGCCTGCGCATCGTGGAGCTGGCACAGCTGGGCATCCGACCCTGCGACATCAGTAGGCAGCTGCGGGTCTCCCACGGCTGCGTGAGCAAGATCCTGGCACGCTACAACGAGACCGGTTCCATCCTGCCCGGGGCTATTGGGGGCAGCAAGCCCCGAGTGACCACCCCCAACGTCGTGAAGCACATTCGGGACTACAAGCAGGGCGACCCTGGCATCTTTGCCTGGGAGATCCGCGACCGGCTGCTGGCCGATGGCGTCTGTGACAAGTACAACGTGCCCTCCGTGAGCTCCATCAGTCGCATCCTGAGAAACAAGATCGGCAGCCTGGCGCAGCCGGGGCCCTACGAAGCAAGCAAGCAGCCGCCGCCGCAGCCTGCGCTGCCCTACAACCACATCTACCAGTACCCCTACCCCAGCCCAGTGTCGCCTACGGGCACCAAGATGGGCAGCCATCCCGGGGTCCCCGGCTCGGCGGGTCACGTCAGCATCCCGCGTTCCTGGCCCTCCGCACATTCAGTCAGCAACATCCTGGGCATCCGGACGTTTATGGAGCAAACAG GTGCCCTGGCCGGGAGCGAAGGCACTGCCTACTCCCCCAAGATGGAAGACTGGGCAGGCGTGAACCGCGCCTTTCCCACCTCCTCAGCAGTGAACGGGCTGGAGAAACCCGCCTTGGAGGCCGACATTAAATACACCCAG TCTGCTTCCAGCCTCTCCGTGGGCGGCTTCCTTCCCGCCTGCGCCTACCCGGCTTCCAACCAGCACGGTGTGTACAGCGCTCCGGCAGCCGGCTACCTATCCCCGGGCCCGCCCTGGCCACCAGCCCAGGCACCCCCGCTGGCGCCGCACGGAGCTGGTGTGGCGGTGCACGGCGGGGAGCTTGCAGCAGCGATGACCTTCAAGCACCCCAGCCGAGAAG GGGCCGACAGGAAGCCCCCCAGTCCGGGCGGCAAGACCACAGACGCACTTGGTAGCTTACACGGACTGCCCATCCCGGCCTCGACCTCCTAG